A stretch of bacterium DNA encodes these proteins:
- a CDS encoding DUF1015 domain-containing protein, whose protein sequence is MATILPFRGYQYNRNKVGNIQELVTPLYDLISTAEQEQLYQVSEYNMIRLNLGKQFQSDTAENNRYTRSAATLQAWINEQILIPSPEPSLYIYTIQLAGNPVPLIGFMGLVELAEFDQKEVLPHENTLRAPVEDRVNLTRACHSYFDPIFGLFQGNHGHVRSILERWMNDHTPEISIWDANAAMHKLWTLDDQHVIQQIVESLKPNPILIADGHHRYTAALQYRRERKQANPNHTGKEPYNYTLMLLADLEDPGILILPTHRLIKNLAEEKLARIPAIFSEDFSINEIPCLTGNRREMLEHVISKMKEARNQNQVVFGLYTGGDKCYWLTYKGQTPEGEIDVHIFNAKILNQALGISQNDVFSGDYLRYTKDIAYALQSVDSGKVQLAFFLNPVTIEQVKQIVLRGDKMPQKSTYFIPKPMTGLVIYCFGE, encoded by the coding sequence ATGGCAACTATATTACCATTTCGAGGATATCAATATAACCGAAACAAGGTTGGGAATATCCAGGAGTTAGTAACTCCGTTGTATGATTTAATCTCAACTGCAGAACAAGAACAGCTTTATCAGGTTAGTGAATATAATATGATACGGTTAAATCTTGGTAAACAATTTCAGAGTGATACAGCTGAAAATAATCGATACACCCGTTCTGCAGCGACATTACAAGCATGGATTAACGAACAGATACTCATTCCCAGTCCGGAGCCATCTTTGTATATTTATACCATCCAACTTGCCGGGAATCCGGTACCGTTAATCGGGTTTATGGGATTAGTTGAATTAGCTGAATTTGACCAGAAGGAAGTCCTTCCGCATGAGAACACGCTCCGGGCACCAGTCGAAGATAGGGTAAATTTAACTCGAGCTTGTCATAGTTATTTCGACCCGATTTTTGGCTTGTTTCAAGGGAATCATGGGCATGTTCGCTCGATCCTTGAACGATGGATGAACGACCATACACCAGAAATATCTATCTGGGACGCCAATGCGGCAATGCATAAACTATGGACGTTAGATGACCAACACGTAATCCAGCAGATCGTTGAATCATTAAAACCAAATCCGATTTTGATTGCCGATGGACATCATCGATATACCGCAGCGTTACAATATCGCCGAGAACGAAAACAAGCTAATCCGAACCATACTGGCAAAGAGCCGTATAACTATACCTTAATGCTACTAGCGGATTTAGAAGACCCGGGGATACTGATTCTTCCGACACATCGGTTGATCAAAAATCTCGCAGAAGAGAAATTAGCGCGAATTCCGGCGATATTTTCTGAAGATTTTAGTATTAACGAAATCCCATGTCTAACGGGTAACCGCAGAGAAATGCTTGAGCATGTAATCTCCAAAATGAAGGAAGCCCGAAATCAGAATCAGGTAGTATTTGGACTCTATACGGGAGGAGATAAATGCTACTGGTTAACTTATAAAGGACAAACTCCTGAAGGCGAAATCGACGTGCATATCTTTAATGCAAAAATATTAAATCAAGCGTTAGGAATATCGCAAAACGATGTTTTTTCTGGTGATTATCTTCGGTATACGAAAGATATTGCTTATGCATTACAATCCGTAGATTCAGGGAAAGTCCAACTCGCATTTTTCCTCAACCCTGTAACTATCGAACAGGTCAAACAGATTGTACTACGCGGAGATAAAATGCCACAAAAATCTACTTATTTTATCCCTAAACCTATGACTGGTTTGGTGATATATTGTTTTGGTGAATAG
- a CDS encoding endonuclease III domain-containing protein — translation MTYPQKSRTTNLLLNIFHRLHNHFGDQHWWPAETRFEIIIGAILTQSTSWKNVEKAIANLKHERLLDCQSLVTIDEKKLAQLIRSSGYFNTKAKKLKAFVTFFHQRYHGNLNKMFAVPLLELRTQLLSVYGIGEETADSILLYAGNKPIFVIDAYTKRIFTRLGLVNPKVTYSELQTLFMSHLPPNPKLFNEYHALLVALGKNLCTKRPRCSSCPLNTLCLYPR, via the coding sequence ATGACGTATCCACAGAAATCTAGAACGACTAACCTACTACTCAATATTTTTCACCGATTGCATAACCATTTTGGCGACCAGCATTGGTGGCCTGCAGAAACTAGATTCGAAATTATTATCGGAGCGATTCTAACCCAATCAACCTCTTGGAAAAACGTTGAAAAAGCTATCGCTAATCTTAAACACGAACGGTTACTTGATTGCCAGAGTTTAGTAACTATCGATGAAAAAAAACTCGCACAACTGATTCGTTCTTCTGGCTACTTCAATACCAAAGCGAAAAAACTCAAAGCATTCGTTACTTTTTTCCATCAGCGATATCACGGAAACCTGAACAAAATGTTTGCGGTACCGTTATTAGAACTACGAACTCAATTATTATCGGTCTATGGAATCGGAGAAGAAACTGCTGATTCGATTCTCCTGTATGCGGGGAATAAGCCCATTTTCGTTATTGACGCCTATACCAAACGGATTTTCACCCGACTCGGTCTCGTCAACCCTAAGGTAACCTATAGCGAATTGCAAACGCTTTTTATGTCTCATCTACCGCCTAATCCTAAACTATTCAATGAATACCATGCGCTTCTTGTTGCTCTTGGGAAAAACCTATGCACCAAACGACCCCGCTGTTCATCTTGTCCACTCAATACGCTATGCTTATATCCAAGATAA
- a CDS encoding GAF domain-containing protein has product MSEKNHTTHNHELNFTRLHKLIEQIHTYPDTEKLIEQIPLIFCQYAGVNRCVYYAVQERKLRLLSAYCTHNTHWRKEIAQHQLEQVNIDGHSPEAQVVRTGKSVVTNHTRKELTSSMEQWIFRDVTAYISLPILSRNKVVGLILCLYTDPEKMIETHEQEYLNLAALTVGCALNTTQVIQRMNQKENELAALHKFSQLLSSGKGFSEILPVIARETAKSLQTKICIIRYLEGDEMVLGAVVGMEPAELSERFPAHVGLSGWMVKEKKILVVKDLTTDPRVENRVLIFSRKQGLRSFIGAPLYFRNKLVGLIAIYTTTPRYFTNEEKELLSHFATEAAIAIELTKEK; this is encoded by the coding sequence ATGAGCGAAAAAAACCATACTACGCATAACCATGAATTGAATTTTACCCGGTTACATAAGCTCATTGAACAGATTCATACATATCCTGATACCGAAAAGTTAATTGAGCAGATTCCGTTGATTTTCTGTCAATATGCCGGGGTGAACCGTTGTGTGTATTATGCGGTTCAGGAGAGGAAATTGCGATTATTATCTGCTTATTGTACCCATAATACGCATTGGCGAAAAGAGATTGCGCAACATCAATTAGAACAGGTTAATATCGATGGACACTCTCCGGAAGCGCAAGTGGTGCGAACTGGCAAATCCGTGGTGACAAACCATACCAGAAAAGAATTAACCTCATCTATGGAACAATGGATATTTCGTGATGTAACTGCATATATTTCTTTACCGATACTGTCTCGCAATAAGGTGGTTGGGTTAATTCTCTGTCTTTATACCGATCCTGAAAAGATGATTGAAACTCACGAACAGGAATACCTCAATCTCGCTGCGCTCACGGTAGGCTGCGCGTTAAACACTACCCAAGTTATTCAGCGAATGAATCAGAAGGAAAACGAACTTGCTGCATTACATAAATTCAGCCAACTACTCTCCAGTGGGAAAGGATTTTCGGAAATATTGCCAGTAATAGCGCGCGAGACGGCAAAATCGTTGCAAACGAAAATCTGCATCATCCGTTATCTTGAAGGGGATGAGATGGTTCTCGGCGCAGTAGTTGGAATGGAACCAGCCGAACTATCCGAACGATTTCCAGCGCATGTTGGTCTTTCAGGATGGATGGTGAAAGAAAAGAAAATTCTTGTCGTTAAAGATTTAACTACTGACCCGCGAGTTGAAAACCGAGTATTGATTTTTTCGCGAAAACAAGGATTACGGTCGTTCATAGGTGCACCATTATACTTTCGAAATAAATTGGTTGGTTTAATAGCAATTTATACCACCACCCCAAGATATTTTACGAATGAAGAAAAAGAATTATTAAGTCATTTTGCTACCGAAGCTGCGATAGCAATAGAATTAACTAAGGAGAAGTAA
- the ppdK gene encoding pyruvate, phosphate dikinase, protein MAKKKKKYVYFFGAGKAEGTGAMKELLGGKGANLAEMVNLKIPVPAGFTITTEVCTYYYKHGRKYPPELKKDVESAMKRVEQIMGAKFGDPENPLLVSVRSGARSSMPGMMETVLNIGLNDITREGLIKKTNNPRFVYDAQRRLIQMYSDVVMEKAAGIEPAEGKGVRQQLEAELHKMKEKRGVKNDTELTADDLKELVDIYKKKVKEVLGKPFPEDPMEQLWGGIGAVFASWMGKRAVAYRKIEKIPEEWGTAVNVQAMVFGNMGDTSATGVAFTRNPATGDNVFYGEWLPNAQGEDVVAGIRTPNPINEAGKTEQSRHLPSLEVAMPKLYKELDQIRRRLEKHYQDMLDIEFTIQEGRLWMLQCRVGKRNGPAAVKMAVDMYNERLITKEQAVMRVTPSQLDELLHPIIDPKAELTVKPIAKGLPAGPGGASGKVVFTANDAVEWTKRGEKVILVREETNPEDVEGMRAAQAILTARGGMTSHAALVARGWGKCCIVGAGDIHIDLEAKLFTAGEVTVKEGEWITLNGTKGYVYLGQLPMIKSAEENVYFQKFMKLCDAVRTLGVRTNADTPDDAKKALSFGAEGIGLFRTEHMFYGKGSEEPLFLLRKMIISKTVEERKAALAELYPFVKKDIKATLEVMGKLPVTIRLLDPPLHEFVPKREDERKKLADSLGIDLDEFETRAAKLHETNPMMGHRGVRLGITYPEIAEMQIRAIFEAAAELIKEGKDAFPEIMIPVVCTVTELEHQFALVKQIYADVLKKFGLKKIKHMVGTMIEIPRAALTANKLAQCSEFFSFGTNDLTQMGFGFSRDDTGAFMHHYIEKKILPDDPFQTIDQEGIGELIKIGIERGRATRPNLEVGICGEHGGDPASVEFCYKVGMDYVSCSPFRVPIAKLAAARAAVADKKKKK, encoded by the coding sequence ATGGCTAAGAAGAAAAAGAAATATGTTTATTTTTTCGGTGCGGGTAAAGCGGAAGGAACCGGCGCTATGAAAGAACTGCTCGGTGGTAAAGGAGCAAACTTAGCAGAAATGGTCAATCTAAAAATTCCTGTTCCAGCCGGTTTTACAATCACTACTGAAGTATGCACCTATTATTACAAGCACGGTCGGAAATATCCACCGGAATTAAAAAAAGATGTTGAATCCGCAATGAAACGGGTTGAACAGATTATGGGAGCGAAATTTGGTGACCCGGAAAATCCGTTGTTAGTTTCCGTTCGGTCGGGAGCACGAAGTTCAATGCCAGGAATGATGGAAACTGTACTTAACATCGGATTAAATGATATAACTCGGGAAGGATTAATCAAAAAAACCAATAATCCACGGTTCGTTTATGATGCGCAACGGCGGTTGATTCAGATGTATTCCGATGTTGTTATGGAAAAAGCAGCTGGGATTGAACCTGCGGAAGGGAAAGGAGTTCGGCAACAATTAGAAGCGGAACTCCATAAAATGAAAGAGAAACGCGGGGTTAAAAATGATACCGAATTGACCGCAGATGATTTAAAAGAATTGGTTGATATCTATAAAAAGAAAGTGAAAGAAGTGCTTGGGAAACCTTTTCCGGAGGATCCGATGGAACAACTCTGGGGTGGAATCGGTGCAGTATTCGCGAGTTGGATGGGGAAACGAGCGGTAGCATATCGAAAAATCGAGAAAATTCCTGAAGAATGGGGTACCGCAGTTAACGTTCAAGCGATGGTATTCGGCAATATGGGAGATACCTCAGCGACTGGCGTAGCATTTACCCGAAACCCAGCGACTGGCGATAACGTATTTTATGGCGAATGGTTACCAAATGCACAGGGAGAAGATGTTGTCGCAGGTATCCGCACACCTAATCCGATTAATGAAGCTGGTAAAACCGAACAATCGCGGCATTTACCTTCATTAGAAGTTGCGATGCCGAAATTATATAAAGAACTTGATCAAATTCGCAGACGACTGGAAAAACATTATCAAGATATGCTGGATATCGAATTCACCATTCAGGAAGGACGACTCTGGATGTTACAGTGTCGGGTTGGAAAACGCAATGGTCCCGCAGCGGTAAAAATGGCGGTGGATATGTATAATGAAAGATTGATTACGAAAGAACAAGCGGTCATGCGGGTCACCCCGTCGCAATTAGATGAACTCTTACATCCGATTATTGATCCGAAAGCAGAGTTAACGGTTAAACCGATTGCAAAAGGATTACCAGCGGGTCCTGGCGGGGCAAGCGGGAAAGTCGTTTTCACTGCGAACGATGCGGTTGAGTGGACGAAACGCGGGGAAAAGGTTATCCTTGTCCGGGAAGAAACCAATCCTGAAGATGTTGAAGGGATGCGTGCAGCACAAGCGATTCTCACTGCTCGAGGTGGAATGACTAGTCATGCAGCGTTAGTCGCCCGAGGTTGGGGTAAATGTTGTATTGTAGGCGCGGGTGATATCCATATTGATTTAGAAGCTAAACTGTTTACCGCCGGTGAGGTCACGGTTAAAGAAGGTGAGTGGATTACCTTAAACGGGACTAAAGGATATGTGTATCTTGGTCAACTGCCGATGATTAAATCTGCAGAAGAAAATGTTTATTTCCAGAAATTTATGAAACTCTGCGATGCAGTTCGGACGCTTGGAGTACGCACTAATGCAGACACACCGGATGACGCGAAAAAAGCGTTATCGTTCGGTGCGGAAGGTATCGGCTTATTCCGAACTGAACATATGTTTTATGGCAAAGGGTCAGAAGAACCATTATTTTTATTACGGAAAATGATAATTTCAAAAACTGTTGAAGAACGGAAAGCGGCATTAGCGGAACTTTATCCCTTTGTTAAGAAAGATATCAAAGCGACTCTAGAAGTGATGGGAAAACTACCGGTTACCATTCGATTGCTCGACCCGCCGTTACATGAATTTGTTCCGAAACGCGAAGATGAGCGGAAAAAACTTGCGGACAGTCTTGGAATTGACCTCGATGAATTTGAAACCCGTGCGGCGAAATTACATGAAACCAATCCGATGATGGGGCATCGTGGAGTTCGACTCGGAATAACTTATCCGGAAATAGCGGAAATGCAGATTCGGGCGATTTTTGAAGCTGCGGCGGAATTGATCAAAGAAGGAAAAGATGCGTTTCCGGAAATTATGATTCCGGTAGTTTGTACGGTAACAGAACTCGAACATCAATTTGCTCTGGTTAAACAAATTTATGCTGACGTATTGAAAAAATTTGGTCTCAAGAAAATCAAACATATGGTTGGAACGATGATTGAAATTCCTCGCGCCGCATTAACGGCAAATAAACTCGCCCAATGTTCAGAGTTCTTCTCGTTCGGAACCAACGATTTAACCCAGATGGGATTCGGGTTTTCGCGCGATGATACCGGCGCGTTTATGCATCACTATATCGAAAAGAAAATTCTCCCTGATGACCCGTTCCAGACGATTGACCAAGAAGGTATTGGAGAACTCATAAAGATCGGAATTGAGCGCGGTCGTGCTACTCGTCCGAATTTAGAAGTCGGTATCTGTGGTGAACATGGCGGTGACCCTGCATCCGTTGAATTCTGTTATAAAGTTGGGATGGATTATGTTAGCTGTTCACCATTTAGAGTTCCGATCGCGAAACTTGCTGCCGCGCGTGCTGCGGTTGCGGATAAGAAAAAAAAGAAATAG
- the purN gene encoding phosphoribosylglycinamide formyltransferase: MVTIAVFASGYGSNLQAIIDAIESKQLDARIAIVFSDKKEAFALERAKKHSIPTLYLSAKEFPSREEHEKKIIEHLDPLGVELIVLAGYMRILSPYIIGRYPLRIINIHPALLPSFPGTHGIKDAFDYGVKYTGVTVHFVDEGVDTGPIIAQEVVRIDDNDTLETLELKIHAIEHRLYPQVIQWYSENRIRVDGRKVRIVSP; the protein is encoded by the coding sequence ATGGTTACGATAGCGGTATTCGCTTCCGGATATGGCAGTAATCTTCAAGCGATTATTGACGCAATTGAATCGAAACAACTCGATGCCCGAATTGCGATTGTGTTTAGCGATAAAAAAGAAGCATTTGCTTTAGAACGGGCAAAAAAACATTCGATTCCAACGCTGTATCTTTCTGCAAAAGAGTTTCCGTCTCGGGAAGAACATGAAAAGAAAATCATTGAACATCTTGACCCGCTCGGTGTTGAATTGATTGTTTTAGCAGGGTATATGCGGATTCTATCTCCATACATCATTGGTCGATATCCGTTACGAATTATCAATATTCATCCGGCACTTCTTCCCTCATTTCCAGGAACTCACGGAATCAAAGATGCTTTTGATTACGGAGTTAAATATACCGGGGTTACGGTACATTTTGTTGATGAAGGCGTCGATACCGGACCAATTATTGCTCAAGAAGTGGTGCGAATCGACGATAACGATACTCTCGAAACGCTGGAATTAAAAATCCACGCTATTGAACATCGGTTATACCCGCAAGTCATCCAATGGTATAGCGAGAACCGTATCCGAGTCGATGGAAGAAAGGTGCGGATAGTTTCACCCTAA
- a CDS encoding ABC transporter substrate-binding protein, whose translation MVFIPLSFYILHVPYTIVHRFSRTACGILITFLFAQLGFSVILPQYGGTLRIPIPVLPTTYDPAIAITPAERTVILNLYDRLVEFDSENKPIPSLAESWSTSPDGLTWTFHLRTTAKFHTGRMVTADDVKYSIERLVSPSLRSPKSWLFSSLSGYREYNTGQNNQITGIESVNQTTVRFRLLRPYPKLLYALAHPAASIVCPEKIADIDIQPIGSGPFIFLEQTLHAVRLLANPVYWEGRPYLDGINFILSEMPTADLLEFELGNLDFVYVPEEEFHRVTENPALKPYLVQTNIPNLAYLGFNLTKFPMSDIKFRQAVAFTLNRQGILEFVLNNHGILSSSAIHRLTSEEQAYFYSLTTAQELFRQFAKRKLSLLVNRSDWEAKYIAQRIQVGFIEAGYPIQIEELPTVDFIQRIKTGNFDMFYSQYFAESWDPEIILRSLYLQKNCGVEGNQTYFYHPQLEPILDSTRMSQTESERDKFLQQALNLVQQELPVIPLFETRPYYIRQPYLQQVTQRGIQSQSLKNIWINHLMR comes from the coding sequence ATGGTTTTTATACCTTTATCATTTTACATTTTACATGTACCATATACCATCGTTCATCGTTTCTCCCGAACTGCTTGTGGTATCTTAATAACTTTTTTATTTGCACAGCTTGGGTTTAGCGTAATTCTGCCACAGTATGGTGGTACGTTGCGGATACCTATCCCTGTACTACCAACAACCTACGATCCTGCCATAGCTATTACCCCAGCAGAACGAACGGTTATTCTCAATCTATACGACCGATTAGTTGAGTTCGACAGCGAAAATAAACCGATACCATCATTAGCTGAATCTTGGTCAACTTCTCCTGACGGATTAACCTGGACATTTCACCTACGCACTACAGCAAAATTCCATACCGGTAGAATGGTTACCGCAGATGATGTTAAATACTCTATCGAACGATTGGTTTCACCATCATTGCGCTCGCCTAAAAGTTGGCTTTTTTCTTCGCTTAGCGGGTATCGGGAATATAATACAGGGCAAAATAATCAGATTACCGGAATTGAATCTGTTAACCAAACAACGGTTCGATTTCGACTCCTGCGACCGTATCCAAAATTGTTGTATGCATTAGCCCATCCGGCGGCGAGTATTGTTTGTCCTGAAAAGATAGCAGATATTGATATTCAACCGATAGGGAGCGGTCCTTTTATCTTTTTAGAACAGACTCTACATGCAGTGCGATTGCTTGCCAATCCAGTATACTGGGAAGGAAGACCTTATCTCGATGGAATTAACTTTATCCTAAGTGAAATGCCGACTGCTGATTTGCTCGAGTTTGAGTTAGGTAATCTTGATTTTGTGTATGTTCCTGAAGAAGAATTCCATAGGGTGACTGAAAATCCAGCGTTAAAACCGTATTTAGTCCAAACTAATATTCCGAACCTAGCTTATCTGGGTTTCAATTTAACTAAATTCCCGATGTCCGATATTAAGTTTCGGCAAGCGGTAGCATTTACGTTGAATCGACAAGGTATTCTTGAATTTGTTTTAAACAATCACGGAATATTATCTTCTTCAGCTATTCATAGGTTAACCAGTGAAGAACAAGCATATTTTTACTCATTGACTACCGCTCAAGAACTGTTTCGCCAATTCGCAAAGCGTAAATTATCGTTGCTAGTTAATCGTTCAGATTGGGAAGCAAAATATATCGCACAACGGATCCAAGTAGGGTTCATCGAAGCAGGGTATCCGATTCAAATTGAAGAACTCCCGACAGTAGATTTTATCCAACGGATTAAAACCGGTAATTTCGATATGTTCTATTCGCAATATTTCGCTGAGAGTTGGGATCCAGAAATAATATTACGCTCGTTATACCTGCAGAAGAATTGCGGGGTGGAAGGAAACCAAACCTATTTTTACCATCCGCAACTCGAACCGATACTCGATTCTACACGAATGTCACAAACTGAATCAGAACGGGATAAATTTTTACAACAAGCACTTAACCTAGTTCAACAAGAACTGCCGGTCATTCCGCTATTTGAGACAAGACCATATTATATCCGACAACCGTATCTGCAACAGGTGACTCAGCGCGGTATTCAATCGCAATCATTGAAAAACATCTGGATCAATCATTTGATGCGATAA
- the truA gene encoding tRNA pseudouridine(38-40) synthase TruA yields MDTRNIKLTIEYDGTNYCGWQIQPQQMSIQKVLEKTLQQILNHPVKLIVAGRTDAGVHALNQIANFKTHSRIPTQNLIRAMNTLLPNDIAVKDAVEVPHSFNARRDAKWRIYQYRILNRQIPDVFNHNFVYHYPYKINIHRMRQAAKYFIGTHDFTAFNASPSIMKHSFRTIKKLTIKREHDWIYITIQGNAFVHNMVRIMVGTLLQVGRGKLEPEDVRAIIQSKQRKRAGMTVPAQGLFLMKVIY; encoded by the coding sequence ATGGATACCCGAAATATTAAGTTAACCATTGAATACGATGGGACGAACTATTGCGGTTGGCAGATTCAACCGCAGCAAATGAGCATCCAAAAAGTACTGGAAAAAACCTTGCAGCAAATACTTAACCATCCGGTAAAACTTATCGTCGCTGGACGAACCGACGCTGGAGTCCATGCGCTGAACCAAATCGCTAATTTCAAAACCCATAGTCGTATTCCGACGCAAAATCTTATTCGCGCGATGAATACGCTGTTACCGAACGATATCGCTGTTAAAGATGCGGTAGAAGTCCCGCATTCATTCAATGCTAGACGTGATGCTAAATGGCGCATATATCAATATCGAATATTAAACCGGCAGATCCCGGATGTATTCAACCATAATTTTGTATACCATTATCCGTATAAAATCAATATCCACCGGATGCGACAAGCAGCAAAATATTTTATTGGAACGCATGATTTCACTGCGTTTAATGCTAGTCCAAGCATAATGAAACATTCTTTTCGTACAATAAAAAAACTAACCATTAAACGCGAGCATGATTGGATTTACATTACCATTCAAGGAAACGCATTTGTACATAATATGGTACGGATTATGGTTGGAACACTTTTGCAGGTTGGTCGTGGAAAACTCGAACCAGAAGATGTACGAGCAATTATACAAAGTAAACAGCGAAAACGAGCTGGAATGACGGTTCCGGCGCAAGGATTGTTTTTAATGAAAGTTATATATTAA
- the recN gene encoding DNA repair protein RecN — protein MLQILKITNFALIDNLELSFAPGLNVLTGETGTGKSILIDALAQVLGERTDLSNIRTDAETSVVEAVFDIGANQHLQQLLATAGLAADGESELLVRREVARTGRTRAWVNNNIVTINLLQKIGAELVDIHGQHQHQSLLHPSKQLDLLDNFAGLLSLRNEFENTLVRYRSLEQELLALMQTQADMIRQQETLQYQIAEVQNAELQENEEPELSAERQLLSQAEKRQLLAAKAVDELYGSEYQSFGGLLSGINRVRLAIEELAQLDPTQQSLIADIEQIKSGLDELYRALRTYRDNIVIDPNRLEWVEERLALIQKLKRKYACESISALMVLKKNWEENLYNLTHQEERIAALRKQLDITKKTLSDLAWQLSAKRNQAGKKLAQLIASELNELGMTKTRFQVDVNQKTNPNGILEYQGEKIAVMATGIDQIEFLFSANPGEELKPLAKIVSGGELSRVMLAIKTILAKIDDIPTLVFDEIDVGIGGAMAQVVGKKLRQLSESRQVIVITHLPQIAAAAHNHYRVTKTQLKTKTFTTIHHLDSQARTNELARMLSGESITPTAIHHAESLLEEYRSSKSNKKKKNTL, from the coding sequence ATGTTGCAGATACTTAAGATAACTAATTTCGCATTAATTGATAACCTTGAATTATCATTCGCACCAGGATTAAACGTTTTAACCGGGGAAACGGGAACCGGTAAATCTATTCTAATCGATGCGCTTGCTCAAGTTCTTGGTGAACGAACGGATTTAAGTAATATCCGCACTGATGCGGAAACTTCGGTAGTCGAAGCGGTATTTGATATCGGTGCGAATCAGCACCTGCAGCAATTACTCGCTACCGCAGGGCTAGCAGCAGATGGTGAATCTGAACTTTTAGTGCGTCGGGAAGTAGCGCGAACCGGTCGAACTCGGGCATGGGTGAACAACAACATTGTGACGATAAATCTCCTGCAAAAAATCGGGGCTGAGTTAGTTGATATCCATGGTCAGCATCAACATCAATCACTATTGCACCCGAGTAAACAGTTGGATTTGCTTGATAATTTTGCAGGTTTACTATCTCTACGGAACGAGTTCGAAAACACGTTAGTGCGGTATCGTTCTTTAGAACAAGAACTGCTGGCGCTGATGCAAACGCAGGCAGATATGATTCGGCAGCAGGAAACTTTACAATATCAAATTGCTGAGGTACAAAATGCGGAATTACAGGAAAACGAAGAACCAGAGTTATCTGCAGAACGACAGTTACTTAGTCAAGCGGAAAAGCGGCAACTACTAGCTGCAAAAGCAGTAGATGAACTCTACGGTAGTGAATACCAAAGTTTCGGCGGGTTATTGTCCGGAATCAATCGGGTGCGATTAGCTATCGAAGAGCTTGCCCAGCTTGATCCAACGCAACAGTCTCTCATTGCAGACATAGAACAGATTAAATCTGGTTTAGATGAACTATATCGTGCTCTTCGAACATATCGCGATAATATTGTGATAGACCCGAATCGACTCGAATGGGTTGAAGAACGATTGGCGTTAATTCAAAAATTGAAACGAAAATATGCCTGCGAGTCTATCTCAGCACTCATGGTATTGAAAAAAAATTGGGAAGAAAATTTATATAATTTAACCCATCAAGAAGAACGAATAGCTGCGTTACGAAAGCAATTAGATATAACTAAAAAAACCTTATCAGATCTCGCATGGCAGTTATCCGCCAAACGAAACCAAGCTGGGAAAAAACTTGCGCAGTTGATAGCCTCTGAATTAAATGAACTAGGAATGACCAAAACCCGGTTTCAGGTTGATGTCAACCAAAAAACCAATCCGAACGGTATTTTAGAATATCAGGGCGAAAAAATTGCGGTTATGGCTACTGGAATTGACCAAATTGAATTTTTATTTTCCGCTAATCCGGGCGAAGAATTAAAACCGCTAGCTAAAATCGTATCTGGTGGTGAATTATCTCGGGTAATGTTAGCGATAAAAACTATCCTAGCGAAAATAGATGATATCCCGACATTGGTCTTCGATGAAATTGATGTCGGAATTGGTGGTGCTATGGCACAAGTTGTTGGGAAAAAACTCCGACAGCTGAGCGAGAGCCGTCAAGTAATTGTGATAACTCATCTCCCCCAGATTGCTGCCGCGGCACATAACCATTATCGGGTGACAAAAACACAACTCAAAACCAAAACGTTTACGACTATCCATCATCTTGATAGTCAAGCGCGAACCAACGAACTCGCTCGAATGCTTAGCGGAGAATCAATTACTCCGACCGCAATACACCATGCGGAGTCTTTATTAGAAGAATATCGTTCATCGAAATCAAATAAGAAGAAAAAAAATACGCTCTGA